A stretch of Aedes aegypti strain LVP_AGWG chromosome 2, AaegL5.0 Primary Assembly, whole genome shotgun sequence DNA encodes these proteins:
- the LOC5564717 gene encoding reticulocalbin-2 — translation MLKAGGFLVLLIGVLVVGSQAATTHKHTHHPSGGAKERMEDGSYAPRDAHHMEGDEHHSEFDHEAILGSVKEAEEFDSLTPEESKRRLALLVLKMDLNSDGFIDRHELKAWILRSFKSLLEEEAADRFEDIDQNNDEVITWEEYYADTYGMDNEDEDAEKMELDPNKEEERKLMADDKEMFEAADSNKDGKLDMNEFVQFMSPEEFPQMFAVVLKQTLRNKDTNMDGKIDFQEYAAEHSRDHDKEWLITEKDRFDNDFDKDGDGYLNGNEILSWILPSNDEVAEDEVAHLFASADEDHDDRLSYEEIINKYDIFVGSEATDYGDHLHNIHHFEDEL, via the exons atgttaaaagccGGCGGCTTCTTGGTGCTTCTAATAGGGGTGCTGGTGGTTGGTTCCCAAGCCGCAACTACGCACAAGCACACCCATCATCCATCTGGTGGAGCGAAAGAACGCATGGAGGATGGAAGCTACGCTCCTCGAGATGCCCATCATATGGAAGGGGACGAACatcattcggaatttgaccacgAAGCCATTTTGGGTAGTGTGAAGGAAGCGGAAGAATTTGATTCGCTAACTCCGGAGGAATCGAAACGACGATTGGCATTGCTGGTGCTGAAGATGGATCTAAATTCCGACGGGTTCATAGATCGACACGAGCTGAAGGCATGGATTCTGAGGTCATTCAAAAGTTTACTCGAAGAAGAGGCTGCCGATCGGTTTGAGGACATAGATCAGAATAATGACGAAGTGATTACGTGGGAAGAGTACTATGCCGATACATATGGCATGGATAACGAAGACGAAGATGCCGAAAAGATGGAATTAGATCCCAATAAGGAGGAAGAACGAAAACTGATGGCTGATGACAAAGAGATGTTTGAGGCGGCTGATAGCAATAAGGATGGAAAGTTGGATATGAATGAGTTTGTTCAGTTCATGTCCCCCGAGGAATTCCCGCAAATGTTTGCTGTTGTCTTGAAGCAGACATTGCGCAATAAGGACACCAACATGGACGGGAAGATTGACTTCCAGGAATACGCGGCGGAACACTCTAGGGATCACGACAAAGAGTGGCTGATAACCGAAAAAGATCGGTTTGATAACGACTTCGACAAGGACGGAGACGGTTATCTGAATGGCAATGAGATTTTGTCTTGGATTCTTCCTAGCAATGA tgAAGTGGCAGAGGACGAAGTTGCCCATTTGTTTGCATCCGCTGATGAGGATCACGACGATCGTTTGTCGTACGAAGAAATCATCAACAAGTACGATATCTTTGTCGGGAGCGAAGCGACGGATTACGGCGATCATCTGCACAACATTCATCATTTCGAAGACGAATTGTAA
- the LOC5574308 gene encoding intraflagellar transport protein 80 homolog gives MRFKIYSTKESKSKEAISALGWCNNEEIYSCSDDHQLFRWTSTNREFMQVAKLPDDFNPTDLHWLLPKGAAVTSSGGAGAKGSDTLLICSADGRFIILNKSARVERNVSAHNATIVSGRWSPDGAGLLTAGEDGIIKIWSRSGMLRSTVVQHEGQIRCARWAPNATAIVYCQGPFVAIKPLAANSKLTKWRAHDGLVLCIAWSNNTDMIASGGEDCRYKIWDTQGANIYTSVTDDYAITSLDFSPDGELLTVGGFNMLKLCHYSGWSHSINRFNQETVGSMFNIAWSADGTQITAGTSTGIILFGHIIERELRNRNLKAITTGRKTITLHDIIARTTDTLDFSERVIKWELGYGHLVVATAHQVHIFNENYINTPIIIDGRTDIKIIVLGKKNFLLVDNTSVWIYTYTGRLHLSPRFPASQSQIPHLNSRCISLGLDTLAIRDYSDQSIIHIFDLLPSASRQEDPYTIQSKSPLVEIAVCRFGNPDDQYLVFIDVNRDLFITSVRSAPDYTIHKIGTQVCTVMWSSDTNILVGLHDSCYSVWYCPGEACTDPTLIALTTFTFDTSEFGKNITLENFEGANVTFRSSGAIFTVSVKAYCVILHKLFVDNSWERALKLCRLVQNQILWATLAAMASKRNQLEISEEAFSAALQIDKVNYLAYMKDLDQSSPEQMAENSIMNGRIQEAEIILLHNKKIHEAIRFCLRMHRWSRALEIARKHEIDVELVLRERKKYLQALGREEYDPSYLQL, from the exons ATGAGGTTTAAAATTTACTCCACGAAGGAATCAAAATCCAAGGAAGCGATTTCCGCCCTAGGTTGGTGTAACAACGAAGAAATCTACAGCTGCAGCGATGACCATCAGCTGTTTCGTTGGACGTCCACAAACCGGGAATTTATGCAAGTGGCAAAGCTACCGGACGATTTCAACCCCACCGACTTGCACTGGTTGCTACCGAAAGGGGCAGCAGTTACCAGTTCAGGTGGTGCCGGAGCCAAAGGGAGCGATACGTTGTTGATTTGTAGTGCCGATGGGCGGTTCATAATCCTGAACAAAAGTGCACGCGTCGAAAGGAATGTTTCGGCGCACAATGCGACCATTGTCTCCGGTCGTTGGAGTCCCGATGGAGCAGGATTGCTTACGGCCGGTGAAGACGGAATCATCAAAATTTGGTCCCGATCGGGAATGCTTCGGTCAACGGTGGTACAGCACGAGGGACAAATTCGTTGCGCCCGATGGGCACCGAATGCCACTGCCATCGTGTACTGTCAGGGGCCGTTTGTGGCAATTAAACCGCTAGCTGCTAATAGCAAGTTGACCAAGTGGCGAGCCCACGATGGCTTGGTGTTGTGCATCGCTTGGTCTAACAATACGGATATGATAGCATCGGGTGGCGAGGACTGTCGGTACAAAATTTGGGATACACAAGGTGCTAACATCTACACCAGTGTAACTGACGATTACGCAATTACTTCGTTGGATTTTAGTCCCGATGGAGAGCTACTCACCGTCGGGGGATTTAATATGCTGAAGCTGTGTCATTATTCTGGG TGGAGCCACAGCATCAATCGATTCAATCAGGAAACGGTAGGTTCGATGTTCAACATTGCATGGTCCGCGGATGGAACTCAGATAACGGCAGGCACCAGTACCGGTATCATTCTTTTCGGCCACATAATAGAACGTGAGCTTCGTAATCGTAATCTAAAGGCAATTACGACCGGTCGAAAGACGATCACTCTGCATGACATCATAGCTAGAACTACGGATACATTGGATTTTTCTGAACGGGTCATCAAATGGGAGCTGGGCTATGGACACTTGGTAGTCGCCACTGCTCATCAGGTTCATATCTTCAACGAGAACTACATCAACACTCCAATAATTATCGATGGGCGTACGGATATTAAGATCATTGTGTTGGGTAAAAA AAACTTTCTCTTGGTGGACAATACATCAGTTTGGATCTACACCTACACTGGAAGATTACACTTGAGCCCGCGCTTTCCAGCATCACAATCTCAAATACCTCACCTCAATAGCAGATGCATTTCTCTTGGATTAGACACTTTGGCCATACGGGACTATTCAGATCAGTCTATCATACACATTTTTGATCTATTGCCGAGCGCAAGCCGACAGGAAGATCCCTACACAATACAGAGTAAGTCGCCTTTGGTGGAAATTGCCGTCTGCCGATTTGGTAATCCGGACGACCAATATCTCGTTTTCATTGATGTCAATCGCGATTTATTCATAACGAGTGTCCGCAGCGCACCAGATTACACTATTCACAAAATTGGGACCCAAGTTTGTACAGTAATGTGGTCCAGTGATACCAATATCCTCGTTGGATTGCACGATTCGTGCTACAGTGTGTGGTACTGCCCGGGAGAAGCCTGTACCGACCCAACTCTGATTGCGTTAACCACATTCACCTTCGATACCAGCGAGTTCGGCAAGAACATAACTTTGGAGAACTTTGAAGGGGCAAACGTAACGTTCCGTAGCTCTGGTGCCATCTTCACCGTTTCGGTGAAGGCCTATTGTGTTATACTACATAAACTTTTCGTTGATAACTCCTGGGAACGCGCTCTGAAGCTATGCCGATTGGTACAAAATCAAATCCTCTGGGCAACGCTAGCAGCCATGGCATCCAAACGAAATCAGCTAGAGATTAGCGAAGAAGCATTCTCGGCGGCATTGCAAATCGATAAGGTGAATTATTTGGCTTATATGAAGGATTTGGACCAATCCAGCCCGGAGCAGATGGCGGAAAATTCGATCATGAATGGCAGAATACAGGAGGCAGAGATTATATTACTCCACAACAAAAAGATCCACGAGGCAATTCGGTTTTGCTTGAGGATGCATCGATGGAGCCGTGCGCTTGAAATCGCAAGAAAGCACGAGATCGACGTAGAGTTAGTCTTGAGAgaacgaaaaaaatatctgcAAGCGCTTGGAAGAGAAGAGTATGATCCAAGCTACTTACAGTTGTAA